A single window of Granulicella sibirica DNA harbors:
- a CDS encoding M28 family peptidase: MKLCVMAFVGLAACAAGVGAQAIPPAVKAAEASIDSEKIRAHVRFLSDDLLEGRGPGLRGADLAAKYIATEFALMGLKPAGDNGTYMQQVNFVGVKTIPAKTTAEFVPGSDSPLPIAFGTDYVTNNQAHTPSVDIDVPIVFAGYGVTAPEYGWDDYAGLDVKGKVVLVIVGDPPSDDPKFFKGKAMTYYGRWTYKFEQAARMGAVGALIIHRTDLASYGWSVVEHSWSGEKTYLRDDKKPPLQSASWIQLSVAGKLFAAAGKDPDANVEIAAAGKNGFKGYELPVKMKLHLESEIRPFVSPNVIGKIEGAQPNTQALLYTAHYDHLGFMPGMAGDNIYNGAVDNGTGSGLVLELARAWGAMTVKPPHDVFFALVTAEEQGLLGSEYLGQHPPVPPKELSLDLNYDALLPQGEPRSVEVAGAERTTFYPVVESTAKRFGLTIVPEAHPEAGGYYRSDHFSLARVGIPAFSIDQGTLFAGHDEAWGLAKAKEYNEKHYHDFSDNYSEDMDFRGLATMARFGMDLGWQALTAKGTVGWQPGDEFEAARKAGGN, from the coding sequence GTGAAGCTTTGTGTGATGGCGTTCGTGGGTTTGGCAGCCTGTGCGGCTGGTGTGGGGGCGCAGGCGATTCCGCCTGCGGTGAAGGCGGCCGAGGCGTCGATCGATAGCGAGAAGATCCGCGCGCACGTGCGCTTTCTTTCTGACGACCTGCTCGAGGGGCGTGGGCCTGGTCTGCGTGGGGCTGATCTCGCGGCGAAGTACATCGCGACCGAGTTCGCGCTGATGGGCTTGAAGCCTGCGGGCGACAACGGCACCTATATGCAGCAGGTGAACTTCGTCGGCGTGAAGACGATCCCGGCGAAGACGACGGCTGAGTTCGTCCCGGGGAGTGATTCGCCCTTGCCGATCGCATTTGGCACCGATTACGTTACAAATAATCAGGCTCACACCCCAAGCGTTGACATCGACGTGCCGATCGTCTTCGCTGGCTATGGCGTGACGGCTCCAGAGTACGGCTGGGACGACTACGCTGGGCTAGACGTCAAGGGCAAGGTGGTGCTCGTCATCGTCGGCGACCCGCCATCCGACGATCCGAAGTTCTTCAAAGGCAAGGCCATGACCTACTACGGCCGCTGGACGTACAAGTTCGAGCAGGCCGCGCGCATGGGTGCCGTGGGCGCGCTCATCATCCACCGGACAGACCTCGCGAGCTACGGCTGGAGCGTCGTCGAGCACTCCTGGAGCGGCGAGAAGACCTACCTTCGCGACGACAAAAAACCGCCGCTTCAATCCGCAAGCTGGATACAGCTAAGCGTCGCGGGCAAGCTGTTTGCCGCGGCGGGTAAGGATCCAGACGCCAACGTCGAGATCGCAGCCGCAGGTAAGAATGGCTTCAAGGGATACGAGCTTCCGGTGAAGATGAAGCTTCACCTGGAGAGCGAGATTCGCCCGTTCGTGAGCCCGAACGTCATCGGCAAAATCGAGGGTGCGCAGCCGAATACGCAGGCTCTCCTCTACACCGCCCACTACGATCACCTCGGCTTTATGCCGGGCATGGCGGGCGACAACATCTACAACGGCGCGGTTGATAATGGCACCGGCAGCGGCCTCGTGCTGGAGCTTGCGCGGGCATGGGGTGCGATGACAGTGAAGCCGCCACACGATGTCTTCTTCGCGCTTGTGACAGCGGAGGAACAGGGGCTTCTTGGGAGCGAGTACCTCGGACAGCATCCGCCCGTTCCGCCGAAGGAGCTTTCGCTCGACCTCAACTACGACGCGCTTTTGCCACAGGGTGAGCCACGATCGGTCGAGGTTGCCGGAGCCGAGCGCACCACCTTCTACCCGGTCGTGGAATCGACCGCGAAGCGGTTTGGCCTGACCATCGTTCCCGAGGCGCATCCCGAGGCCGGCGGCTACTACCGCAGCGACCACTTCAGCCTCGCTCGCGTCGGTATCCCCGCCTTCTCGATCGACCAGGGCACACTCTTCGCCGGACACGATGAGGCCTGGGGTCTCGCGAAAGCGAAGGAGTACAACGAGAAGCACTACCACGACTTTTCCGACAACTACTCCGAGGACATGGACTTCCGCGGCCTTGCCACCATGGCTCGTTTCGGCATGGACCTCGGCTGGCAGGCGCTGACGGCGAAGGGCACGGTAGGCTGGCAGCCGGGCGATGAGTTCGAAGCAGCGCGCAAGGCGGGGGGCAACTGA
- a CDS encoding PmoA family protein, translating into MFRALCLAAVAFSFAGLMAGGQVKVTPDEANRKVDITIDGQRFTSYVWPTSLKKPVLYPLVAPDGVTVTRGYPLEPRPGERVDHPHHAGMWFNYGNVNGFDFWNNSDAIKEADRGKMGTIRMEKIVSTKSGKDRGELVVESVWKTGKGDDLLKEEDTFVFMKRGDARIIDRVTTLKALDKAVFHDDKEGVLGIRVAHFLESPTEKGGTFADASGRPTTVSTADTTGATGIYRTSEGKEGDAVWSTRGRWCSLTGTNADGKTETIAILDHKGNPGYPTYWHARGYGLFAANTLGDHIFDPKAPQHDFTIEKGQSATFKYRVILFAHAAGKDEMNRESDAYESR; encoded by the coding sequence ATGTTTAGGGCTTTGTGCCTCGCAGCGGTGGCGTTCTCCTTTGCGGGGTTAATGGCTGGAGGACAGGTGAAGGTCACGCCAGATGAGGCCAATCGCAAAGTCGATATAACGATCGACGGGCAACGCTTCACGTCGTACGTGTGGCCGACGTCGCTGAAGAAGCCCGTGCTGTATCCCCTGGTCGCGCCCGATGGCGTGACTGTCACGCGCGGCTATCCGCTGGAGCCGCGGCCCGGCGAACGCGTCGATCACCCACATCATGCGGGAATGTGGTTCAACTATGGCAACGTGAATGGCTTCGACTTCTGGAATAACTCGGACGCCATCAAGGAAGCGGATCGCGGCAAGATGGGCACGATCCGGATGGAGAAGATCGTGTCCACGAAGAGCGGCAAGGATCGTGGCGAGTTAGTGGTTGAAAGTGTGTGGAAGACGGGTAAGGGAGATGATCTTCTGAAAGAAGAGGACACGTTCGTCTTCATGAAGCGTGGCGATGCCCGCATCATCGACCGCGTGACAACGCTGAAGGCGCTCGATAAGGCCGTGTTCCACGACGACAAAGAGGGCGTGCTCGGCATACGCGTGGCGCATTTCCTCGAATCTCCGACAGAGAAAGGCGGGACGTTTGCCGATGCAAGCGGGCGCCCCACAACCGTGTCGACTGCCGATACGACGGGAGCTACCGGCATCTACCGGACGAGCGAGGGCAAGGAAGGGGATGCGGTCTGGAGTACGCGCGGGCGCTGGTGTTCGCTGACCGGAACGAATGCCGATGGCAAGACGGAGACAATCGCCATCCTTGATCACAAGGGGAACCCGGGCTACCCGACTTACTGGCATGCACGCGGATATGGGTTGTTCGCCGCGAATACGCTCGGCGATCACATCTTCGATCCCAAGGCCCCGCAGCATGACTTCACCATCGAGAAGGGGCAGAGCGCTACCTTCAAATACAGGGTGATTCTTTTTGCGCACGCGGCTGGTAAGGACGAGATGAACCGCGAAAGCGATGCCTACGAGAGTAGGTAG
- a CDS encoding Gfo/Idh/MocA family protein: MKEQESNRRDFLKAAGAAAAGVAVTGWTAQSYAAIPGANDRVRTAIVGCGDRMKQALVPAFMANCSDMNFEFVAVSDIWSMRRDQGAAMLSQKSGKKVDAVRNNDELYARKDVDAVLIATADFQHAQHGAEAVNAGRDAYVEKPTAHSMADARLFRDAVHKTGKIVQVGTQRRSTPSYMKAYEYIQSGAFGDLVSVELVWNVNQPGRWRRPDAVPLLKEQDTDWKRYLLNEPYEPFDARKYLEFRLFWPYSSGLPDQWLVHQIDTVHWFTGLPHPRSVVANGGIYAWKDGRRNWDTMTAVFDYGPLDDMSKGFQVVFSSRQNNSADGVKELYYSTGGMLNMDTQMVTPEGGLTAKYAGEMKMEPKLLKSFSLAEKVEKVSTDANTGSGDPQTGANMRNWMECVRSRKTPNASIEAGYNHSVALCMCIAAMQTGTKVTFDDKTQQVVAGGKHV; encoded by the coding sequence ATGAAGGAACAGGAAAGCAATCGCAGAGACTTTTTGAAGGCAGCTGGAGCCGCGGCTGCGGGCGTCGCGGTCACCGGCTGGACGGCGCAAAGCTATGCGGCGATTCCGGGCGCGAACGATCGCGTGCGGACGGCCATCGTCGGATGCGGTGACCGCATGAAGCAGGCGCTTGTGCCCGCGTTCATGGCGAACTGCAGCGATATGAACTTCGAGTTCGTTGCCGTCTCGGATATCTGGAGCATGCGCCGCGACCAGGGCGCTGCGATGCTCTCGCAAAAGAGCGGCAAGAAGGTCGATGCGGTTCGCAATAACGATGAGTTATACGCTCGCAAAGACGTCGATGCGGTTTTGATTGCGACGGCTGACTTTCAGCACGCACAGCATGGTGCCGAGGCGGTGAACGCAGGACGCGACGCCTACGTCGAGAAGCCCACCGCGCACTCCATGGCCGATGCGCGGCTCTTCCGCGATGCCGTGCATAAGACCGGGAAGATCGTGCAGGTCGGCACGCAGCGACGCAGCACGCCGAGTTATATGAAGGCGTATGAGTACATCCAGAGCGGCGCGTTCGGAGACCTCGTCTCGGTTGAGCTGGTTTGGAACGTGAACCAGCCCGGACGATGGCGGCGCCCTGATGCGGTGCCCTTGTTGAAGGAGCAGGACACGGACTGGAAGCGCTATCTGCTCAACGAACCATACGAGCCGTTCGATGCGCGGAAGTACCTCGAGTTCCGCTTGTTCTGGCCTTACTCCTCGGGTCTTCCCGACCAGTGGCTCGTCCACCAGATCGATACCGTTCACTGGTTCACGGGTCTCCCGCATCCGCGCAGCGTCGTCGCAAATGGTGGCATCTATGCGTGGAAGGATGGCCGGCGCAACTGGGATACGATGACGGCGGTCTTCGACTATGGTCCGCTGGATGATATGTCGAAGGGCTTCCAGGTCGTCTTCTCATCGCGGCAGAATAACTCGGCCGATGGCGTGAAGGAGTTGTACTACTCGACCGGCGGCATGCTCAACATGGATACACAGATGGTGACGCCTGAAGGTGGCCTGACGGCGAAGTATGCGGGCGAGATGAAGATGGAGCCGAAGTTGCTCAAAAGCTTTTCGCTGGCGGAGAAGGTGGAGAAGGTTTCAACCGATGCGAACACCGGCTCGGGCGATCCGCAGACGGGCGCGAACATGCGTAACTGGATGGAGTGCGTGCGCTCGCGCAAAACGCCGAACGCGAGCATCGAGGCGGGTTATAACCACTCCGTCGCGCTATGCATGTGCATTGCGGCGATGCAGACCGGCACCAAGGTGACGTTCGACGATAAGACGCAGCAGGTGGTCGCCGGAGGCAAGCATGTTTAG
- a CDS encoding cupin domain-containing protein, which produces MDTTFVKTGDAVSQTPEPGMIRQVLAHNEQMMLVRHFFEADWVGARHSHPHGQLVYVVKGKIRVDVGGKAFDVAAGDSFVVEGGVPHQASALEASEVLDIFTPIREDYRPK; this is translated from the coding sequence ATGGACACTACCTTCGTGAAGACCGGAGATGCCGTCAGCCAAACGCCCGAGCCCGGCATGATCCGCCAGGTGCTCGCGCATAACGAACAGATGATGTTGGTCCGGCACTTCTTCGAGGCTGACTGGGTCGGCGCGCGCCACAGCCATCCGCACGGACAGCTCGTCTACGTGGTGAAGGGGAAGATACGGGTCGACGTCGGTGGTAAGGCGTTCGACGTTGCGGCCGGGGACAGCTTCGTGGTCGAGGGCGGCGTGCCGCACCAGGCTTCGGCGCTCGAAGCCTCCGAGGTCCTCGACATCTTCACTCCCATCCGAGAGGACTATCGCCCCAAGTAA
- a CDS encoding MGH1-like glycoside hydrolase domain-containing protein, with the protein MSQTRRTFLQTAALAATARVLHATAPDAGLDSTRADAIATVAGNIRILPPRPDGYSEPMLIEGSTYNGVWMECGPHEALVWAHLAEPHEGTPSPMQVARNNHMAFFALQRPDGQFPSACRATSTGFEQIQMVISLAATAWELSRRPGLPDAQHFLETAYSACSKWDAWLRQYRDTRKTGLAEGFCTYDTGHDNSPRWAGIPNRCLDGDARKCPPIPTLPRLCPDLSATVYGGRIALAAMARTLGKPDEEARWLADAEHIRRLILTKLYSPEDGAFYDLDAQNNFVRVRSDVISRVLGEHVLDLSQPADKRIFEDVWTKQIHNPKAFWAPYPLSSIAQDDPVFVRPIPRNSWGGASQALTALRTPRWMSHYGKEKELRHMMQQWVEAVARAHRAEPGGAAFRQQMDPQTGVFTLPDPGGYSPCALVFLDFQKRLGLHGPSKPA; encoded by the coding sequence GTGAGCCAGACCCGCCGAACCTTTCTGCAGACCGCTGCTCTCGCCGCCACCGCCCGCGTGCTGCATGCGACCGCTCCGGACGCGGGTTTGGACTCTACGCGTGCCGACGCCATTGCCACCGTGGCCGGCAACATTCGTATCCTGCCTCCGCGGCCCGATGGTTATAGCGAGCCTATGCTGATCGAGGGAAGCACCTATAACGGAGTGTGGATGGAATGCGGTCCACACGAGGCCCTGGTCTGGGCGCATCTCGCTGAACCGCATGAAGGCACACCCTCTCCGATGCAGGTCGCCCGCAACAATCACATGGCGTTCTTCGCGCTGCAGCGTCCCGACGGACAGTTCCCCTCTGCCTGCCGGGCCACAAGTACAGGGTTCGAGCAGATCCAGATGGTGATCTCGCTCGCGGCGACCGCCTGGGAGCTCTCCCGCAGGCCCGGTCTCCCGGACGCGCAGCATTTCCTCGAAACGGCCTACAGCGCCTGCTCCAAGTGGGATGCGTGGCTCCGCCAATACCGCGACACCCGGAAGACTGGTCTGGCCGAGGGCTTCTGCACCTACGACACCGGCCACGACAATAGCCCGCGCTGGGCCGGCATCCCAAACCGGTGCCTCGACGGCGACGCGCGCAAATGCCCGCCCATCCCCACTCTGCCGCGCCTGTGCCCCGACCTCTCCGCCACCGTGTACGGAGGCCGCATCGCTCTCGCCGCGATGGCCCGCACCCTCGGCAAACCCGACGAAGAGGCCCGCTGGCTGGCCGACGCCGAGCATATCCGCCGCCTCATCCTCACGAAGCTCTACAGCCCCGAGGACGGAGCCTTCTACGACCTCGATGCACAGAACAACTTCGTCCGTGTGCGGTCGGACGTCATCTCGCGCGTCCTCGGCGAGCATGTCCTTGACCTTTCACAACCAGCCGACAAGCGCATCTTCGAGGACGTCTGGACCAAGCAGATTCATAACCCGAAGGCGTTCTGGGCACCCTACCCGCTCTCGAGCATCGCGCAGGACGACCCCGTCTTCGTTCGCCCCATCCCACGCAACTCCTGGGGCGGAGCCTCACAAGCCCTCACTGCACTCCGCACCCCACGCTGGATGAGCCACTACGGCAAGGAGAAGGAGCTGCGGCACATGATGCAGCAGTGGGTCGAGGCCGTCGCCCGCGCCCATCGCGCCGAACCCGGCGGAGCCGCGTTCCGCCAGCAGATGGATCCGCAGACCGGGGTCTTCACCCTCCCCGATCCCGGCGGCTACTCGCCCTGCGCCCTCGTCTTCCTCGACTTCCAGAAGCGCCTCGGCCTTCATGGCCCGTCAAAGCCCGCCTGA
- a CDS encoding A/G-specific adenine glycosylase: MDVAFAEIVEDKVRLDDRQTRRFRRLLSGWYRVHARKLPWRGNVDPYRTWVSEIMLQQTRVAAVIEHYSVFLEKFPTVVALALAPEADVLAVWSGLGYYRRARMLHKAAQFVTKELGGVLPRTSEELRTLPGIGEYTCAAIASIAFGESIAVVDGNVERVILRLMGRPEDATAAGKTYVREIAASLVPAKRVSLRIDEASDFHAKINASGDHNQAMMELGATICLPKAPLCLNCPVYALCLTRGEHRTLPRGKQTSRPAAYLLALRKDGTATEILLERRPDEASLMAGMFEIPPLPMDAVEGMEPMLRLRHAITNTNYYVQVFGDLPGLRSSLVVAEQDLSWVRTSKLTEIPLTGLTRKVLKRLGVIAVKV; the protein is encoded by the coding sequence ATGGATGTTGCGTTCGCGGAGATCGTGGAGGACAAGGTCAGGCTGGACGATCGACAGACTCGACGGTTTCGGCGGCTTCTTTCGGGCTGGTATCGCGTGCATGCGCGCAAGTTGCCGTGGCGGGGAAACGTCGATCCGTATCGGACGTGGGTGTCGGAGATCATGCTGCAGCAGACGCGCGTCGCGGCTGTCATCGAACACTACAGCGTGTTCCTGGAGAAGTTCCCGACGGTTGTGGCGCTGGCGCTTGCGCCCGAGGCGGATGTGCTGGCCGTCTGGTCGGGGCTCGGCTATTATCGGCGGGCGCGGATGCTGCATAAGGCGGCACAGTTCGTAACGAAGGAGCTTGGCGGCGTGCTGCCGAGAACATCGGAAGAGCTACGTACGCTGCCCGGCATCGGCGAGTACACCTGCGCAGCTATCGCGAGCATTGCCTTCGGCGAGAGCATCGCGGTGGTCGACGGGAATGTCGAGCGTGTGATCCTGCGCCTGATGGGCAGGCCTGAAGATGCTACCGCTGCCGGAAAGACTTATGTGCGCGAGATCGCGGCGTCGCTTGTGCCGGCGAAGAGAGTCTCCCTCCGGATCGACGAAGCTTCGGACTTCCACGCGAAGATCAACGCCTCCGGTGATCACAACCAGGCCATGATGGAACTGGGCGCGACCATCTGCCTTCCGAAGGCCCCGCTGTGCTTGAACTGTCCGGTCTATGCGCTCTGCCTCACACGCGGCGAGCACCGGACCTTACCGCGTGGCAAGCAGACCAGTCGTCCCGCGGCCTACCTTCTCGCCCTGCGCAAGGATGGGACGGCGACCGAAATTCTGCTCGAGCGCAGGCCCGACGAGGCGAGCCTCATGGCCGGGATGTTCGAGATCCCGCCGCTGCCGATGGATGCGGTCGAAGGCATGGAGCCCATGCTGCGACTACGGCACGCGATCACCAATACGAACTACTATGTGCAGGTCTTTGGCGACTTGCCGGGGCTGCGTTCTTCGCTCGTCGTCGCTGAGCAGGATCTATCCTGGGTCCGCACAAGCAAGCTGACGGAGATACCGCTGACCGGATTGACGCGCAAGGTGCTGAAGCGGCTCGGCGTAATCGCAGTGAAGGTCTAA
- a CDS encoding carboxypeptidase-like regulatory domain-containing protein — MKSNRALSILRRMSLGSAALLAPVLVSSPILVPSAYAQTAGAGNIQGTVTDPTGAVIPGAQVTATETSTQVAHVATTDAAGVYTFPNLVVGTYSITVVATGFQTYSSTGNVLEVGSSISVNAGMTVGTSEQRVEVHSEGLALQTEDVSFKQTVDSQTLTEMPLNGRQMTALITLSGGSTPAPAGDFTGSKYSYQTIAVSVAGSGGNTTQWKLDGGDNNDYMANGNLPFPFPDAVSQFSVESSALGAAEGEHSGGLVNVVTRSGTNKFHGSAFEFLRNNYLNATGFFSTCKPVAPATTCSAKDTLHQNQYGGTFGGYIKKDKLFAFAGYQRTSNKQSQAATSANVPSQANLAGDFSASDPSVQLVNPLTGVALPGNKINPALFNPQALALAKYLPTTTDPLGFVSYQIPLQIGDNQFVTRVDWTINNKNNLYARYFIDGYQAPAFFSPTNILITTQSGNSQRVQSFTLGEDYALSAKTVNSAHITVSRRRNNRGYAASDINATTLGVNAFQGVPNGLYVAVANKFTLGGGGNSVSHFNDNFLAFEELVTMLRGKHQIVIGGEIVHNQLNISNAYNSNGIFTFGGSLNYSVNGPNGGTKTGADNNLDFLMGAMNSFEQSKFQGNALRGNIPSIYVQDTFHATKQLTIVAGLRWAPEFMPVDFFNRGTIFDLASFIAGKTSSVYPSAPAGTFYYGDPGVSRQFTQNSPWQFTPNLGLAYDLTGDGKTVVRAGATYIYDEVNYFTGQRNQQNPPFATDIKQQPTANSGPISFTNPWSAGTSTSNPFPQPAIPMPASAQFFAQSQYIVLPVKYHPSATMQWTASVQHGFSHGWQLQVDYVGNKTSHIPLGLPISPAVYVPGVWGANNTGCAGVVTTGPAGKNGVAGQPCSTTANSAQRYLLTQLNPLQGNQYAGGNQSALVGDKGTGNYNGLITTVQHRLSSTFSLLFNHTYSKCLNNADANGDLAGSSVENPNNPALDYGPCGADFRHVENLVLIVRSNFNLGNRYAKLAINNWEFAPLTHIISGAPFNVTSGTDVSLTAVTLDRPNLVPGAKPYTRTVIRSGSGGANRNYLNPLAFCPSALNANCAQGPAAGTFGNIGRNAFRGPTNYQFDAQISRVFPIHESLNATFRLEAFNVLNHPNLGNPTSSTASTTFGQTSTLASGSNPRLFQASVKIAF, encoded by the coding sequence ATGAAAAGCAACCGCGCACTCTCTATCCTTCGTCGCATGAGCCTCGGCTCTGCCGCACTGCTGGCCCCAGTGCTCGTCTCGTCCCCCATTTTGGTTCCAAGCGCGTATGCGCAGACGGCCGGCGCGGGCAATATCCAGGGAACCGTCACGGATCCGACTGGCGCCGTCATCCCGGGAGCGCAGGTCACCGCGACCGAAACGTCCACGCAAGTGGCTCACGTGGCTACGACCGATGCTGCCGGGGTGTACACCTTCCCGAACCTGGTCGTCGGAACGTACTCCATTACGGTGGTGGCCACCGGCTTCCAGACTTACAGCAGCACGGGCAACGTGCTCGAAGTCGGAAGCAGCATCTCGGTGAACGCCGGGATGACGGTGGGCACATCGGAACAGCGGGTTGAGGTTCATTCGGAAGGCCTGGCGCTGCAGACCGAGGACGTCTCGTTCAAACAGACGGTCGACTCACAGACGCTGACGGAGATGCCGCTGAATGGCCGGCAGATGACGGCTCTGATTACACTCTCGGGTGGATCGACCCCGGCGCCGGCCGGCGATTTTACGGGCAGCAAATACTCGTACCAGACAATCGCAGTTTCGGTCGCCGGTTCGGGCGGCAACACCACGCAGTGGAAGCTCGACGGTGGAGATAACAACGACTACATGGCGAATGGCAACCTGCCTTTCCCCTTCCCCGATGCGGTCAGCCAGTTTTCGGTGGAGTCCTCGGCGCTTGGCGCGGCGGAGGGAGAGCACTCAGGCGGTCTGGTCAACGTGGTCACGCGTTCCGGCACGAACAAGTTCCACGGCTCGGCGTTTGAGTTCCTTCGCAATAACTACCTGAACGCAACCGGCTTCTTCTCCACCTGCAAACCCGTTGCACCGGCGACGACCTGCAGCGCGAAGGATACGCTGCACCAGAACCAGTATGGCGGCACCTTCGGTGGCTATATCAAGAAGGACAAGCTCTTTGCCTTTGCCGGGTATCAACGGACGTCGAACAAACAGTCGCAGGCCGCTACCAGCGCCAATGTACCGTCGCAGGCTAACCTCGCGGGGGATTTCTCGGCGAGCGATCCGAGCGTTCAACTGGTGAATCCGCTGACCGGCGTGGCGCTGCCGGGTAACAAGATCAATCCCGCGCTGTTCAACCCACAGGCACTTGCGCTGGCGAAGTATCTGCCCACCACCACGGACCCGCTCGGTTTTGTCAGCTACCAGATTCCTCTCCAGATCGGTGACAACCAGTTCGTGACGCGTGTCGACTGGACCATCAACAACAAGAACAATCTCTACGCCCGCTACTTCATCGACGGTTATCAGGCGCCCGCCTTCTTCTCGCCGACGAATATCCTCATCACGACGCAGTCGGGTAACTCGCAGCGCGTTCAGAGCTTCACGCTTGGCGAGGACTATGCGCTCAGTGCGAAGACCGTCAATTCGGCACACATCACGGTTTCCCGTCGCCGCAACAATCGCGGTTATGCCGCAAGCGACATCAATGCAACGACACTCGGCGTCAATGCGTTCCAGGGTGTGCCGAACGGGCTCTATGTCGCGGTGGCGAACAAGTTCACCCTCGGCGGCGGAGGTAACTCGGTCTCGCACTTCAACGATAACTTCCTGGCCTTCGAAGAACTCGTGACCATGCTGCGCGGCAAGCACCAGATCGTCATCGGTGGCGAGATCGTGCATAACCAACTCAACATCTCTAATGCCTATAACTCGAACGGTATTTTCACCTTCGGGGGCAGCTTGAACTACAGCGTCAATGGTCCCAACGGTGGAACCAAGACCGGCGCCGATAACAACCTCGACTTCCTGATGGGAGCGATGAACTCCTTCGAGCAGAGCAAATTCCAAGGGAACGCCCTGCGCGGAAATATCCCCAGCATCTACGTGCAGGACACCTTCCATGCCACCAAGCAACTGACCATCGTTGCCGGCCTGCGCTGGGCTCCGGAGTTCATGCCTGTTGACTTCTTCAACCGCGGCACCATCTTCGACCTTGCCTCGTTTATAGCGGGCAAGACCAGCAGTGTTTATCCCAGCGCTCCGGCCGGAACGTTCTACTACGGCGATCCTGGCGTGTCTCGCCAGTTCACCCAGAACTCGCCCTGGCAGTTCACGCCGAACCTTGGCCTTGCCTATGACCTTACCGGCGACGGCAAGACGGTTGTCCGCGCGGGCGCCACCTATATCTACGACGAGGTGAACTACTTCACCGGTCAACGCAACCAGCAGAACCCACCCTTTGCCACGGACATCAAGCAGCAGCCAACCGCGAACTCGGGACCAATCAGCTTCACAAATCCCTGGTCGGCCGGTACGTCGACGTCCAATCCGTTCCCGCAACCCGCGATCCCCATGCCTGCGAGCGCGCAGTTCTTCGCGCAGTCGCAGTACATCGTGCTGCCCGTGAAATATCATCCTTCGGCCACGATGCAGTGGACGGCAAGCGTGCAGCACGGGTTCAGCCACGGCTGGCAGTTGCAGGTGGACTACGTCGGGAACAAGACAAGTCACATTCCCCTGGGTCTTCCGATCAGCCCTGCGGTGTACGTCCCTGGCGTATGGGGGGCGAACAACACGGGATGCGCGGGTGTCGTGACCACCGGACCCGCGGGGAAGAACGGCGTGGCCGGACAGCCCTGCTCGACGACCGCGAACTCGGCGCAGCGTTACCTGCTCACGCAACTCAACCCACTCCAGGGCAACCAGTATGCAGGCGGAAACCAGTCGGCGCTCGTCGGGGACAAGGGAACGGGTAACTACAACGGACTCATCACGACAGTGCAGCACCGGCTCTCGTCGACCTTCAGCCTTCTCTTCAACCACACCTACTCGAAGTGCCTGAACAACGCCGATGCCAACGGCGATCTCGCCGGTTCCTCTGTCGAGAACCCGAACAACCCCGCTCTGGACTATGGCCCGTGCGGTGCGGACTTTCGCCACGTCGAGAACCTCGTGCTGATCGTACGCAGCAACTTTAACCTTGGGAATCGCTATGCCAAGCTTGCGATCAACAACTGGGAGTTTGCTCCGTTGACCCACATCATCAGCGGTGCGCCCTTCAACGTCACGTCCGGTACCGATGTTTCCCTTACTGCAGTCACGCTCGATCGCCCGAACCTTGTGCCCGGTGCCAAGCCCTATACCCGCACCGTCATCCGCTCCGGCTCGGGCGGGGCAAACCGCAACTATCTCAACCCGCTTGCCTTCTGCCCGAGCGCACTCAACGCGAACTGCGCCCAGGGGCCGGCCGCCGGCACCTTCGGGAACATCGGCCGCAACGCCTTCCGCGGACCGACGAACTATCAGTTCGATGCGCAGATCTCTCGCGTCTTCCCTATCCATGAGAGCCTCAATGCGACGTTCCGTCTTGAAGCCTTCAACGTCCTCAATCACCCCAACCTCGGCAATCCCACGAGCAGCACGGCGTCGACGACCTTCGGACAGACCTCGACTCTTGCCAGCGGCTCTAACCCACGTCTCTTTCAGGCTTCAGTGAAGATTGCCTTCTGA